TGGATAGAGCATCTGACTACGGATCAGAAGGTTGGGGATTCGAATTCCTCCGGGTGCACCAATTACGCCGGGAACCAGGAACCGAGGAGGCACACTCGGTCGCTGAGCGAATGACTCCGAGGAGGTTCGCCAAGCACGCGAGTGCGCCGGCTCATTCCTCCGGGTGCACCAATTACGCCGGGAACCCGGAAAGACAGTCACACCCGGTCGCTGAGCGAACGAGTCTGAGGAGGTTCGCCAAGCACGCGAGTGCGTCGGCTCATTCCTCCGGGTGCACCATCCGCCTCGGCCAGGCGCTGCGCGCTGGCGACCCTGCGGCGCGATCAAATGGGGCCAGCCCTGACAATGGGAGGCGAAGGCGGGGTCGAATTCCTCGCCCAAAAGAAAAGGCGCGGGACGATGCCCGCGCCCGATCGAAGGGTGGCGAGAGAAAGTTACTTCTTGCCGCCCAGAATCGCGTCCTTCGCGGCCTTCGCGACGCGGAACTTCACGACGCGCTTCGCGGCGATCTTGATCGGCTCGCCGGTGGCGGGGTTGCGGCCCATCCGCGCCTTGCGGTTGACGAGGACCATTTTTCCCAGTCCCGGGATCGTGAACGAGTTCTTGGCTTCCTTGTGCGCGAGCGCGGCGAGCTCCTCGAGAAACTGCGTCGCCACTCTCTTGGTGACCCCGGTCTTCTTCGCGAGGTGATCGGCGACCTGGGATTTGGTCATCGCTTTGGCCATTGAATCCTTCCTTTCATTTCACGCCACCCTGTTTTCCAAGCAGCGTATTTCAAGCTTTCGCAACGGTCGGAAAACGCTTCCTTGCCACCGCCGGGATTGCGTGGGAATCTAGCGCGCCGGATCGCGAAACGCAAGGGATTCTTGAAAATATCTAAGAAAAAGCGAAAATTCAGCGTGTCCGGAAAAATTTCACCGGTCCCCCGGGACGAAGATGCGGCGTG
The sequence above is a segment of the Thermoanaerobaculia bacterium genome. Coding sequences within it:
- a CDS encoding HU family DNA-binding protein — translated: MAKAMTKSQVADHLAKKTGVTKRVATQFLEELAALAHKEAKNSFTIPGLGKMVLVNRKARMGRNPATGEPIKIAAKRVVKFRVAKAAKDAILGGKK